One Pseudoalteromonas rubra genomic window, TGGTGGATTATCGTGGCAACGATCCCGGGCTTGGTGATTGGGTTTTTAGCCAAAGATCTGGTTGAGGACTTTTCCCGCAGCGCTTGGGTTATTGCGGCAACGACGGTCATTTTTGGCTTATTGCTTTGGTATGCCGATGCCACTGCAAAACAAACCAAAACCATATATCAATTGAACTGGCGCAGCGCGCTGATCATTGGTTTTGCCCAGGTCGTAGCGGCTTTACTTCCTGGCACGTCGCGTTCAGGGATCACCATGACGGCAGGTATGATGTTGGGGCTAAACAAGCAAAGTGCGGCCCGGTTTTCTTTTTTAATGTCTATTCCAATCATTGCTGCTGCGGGTGGATATTACACATTGAAGCTGGCCACGGGAGATGAGCTGATCGACTGGAGCGCCATAATCACCGGGGCTGTGTTGTCGTTTATCTCCGCCTACACGTGTATTCATTTCTTTTTGAAAGTGATAGAGCGGATGGGGATGTTGCCATTTGTGATCTACCGTTTGCTGTTAGGTCTGTTCCTGGTGATTTTCCTGATGGTGTAAGCTGACATAAAGCGGGTATGTTTACCCGCTTTATCGTTATACCGCTTTTCGATAATACACCACATCCATTGGTCCCGCAGGGCCTTCATGAATACCATCTCGTAAGAAGGTCATGGAGAGCTTTTTCATGATATTAATTGAACCCTGGTTCTCTTTGAGTGCTTCTGCGCTGAGATAATCCATTTTATCCTGCTCAGCTAGGTGCGTGGCAATGTGTCTGGCGGCTTCGGTTGCATAGCCTTTGCCCCAGGCGATTTGTTTGAAGCGCCAGCCGATTTCCAGATCCCGCTCGTCCATTTCACCATTAAAGAAACCCATGGGACGGATCAACACCCAGCCCAGAAAAGTCTCGTCATCAATCAAGCTGCAATGCCACAGGCCCCAGCCCTGTTGTGGGTTCGTAAACTTAGCCAGGCGTGGCAGATAGAACTGCTCAATTTGTTCACGAGAAGTCGGTTTGCCATTGGTTAAGTAGCGCATTACCGCCGGGTCACTGTCCAGTTCGGTGAGTAAATCACCATCATTCTGAGTCATGAGGCGGTATTTCAAACGTGCTGAATGGGAAATGATCATGCTATTTCTCTTTATTGACACCACATGGTATCGCACAGGTAAACCTGCGTAACTTTCGGGTATTTGCTATCCGCATTTTGGCTGAAACAGCCGCGCAGTTCCAGGAACATTTTTTGTTTAGCAAGCTTGGCAGCAAGTAAAGAAGAATAGATATGCTGCGCACCGTCAGTACGCAGATCTAAATGGTACCATTTAGCACTGGTTGGTGATGATGAACACTCAGTCAGTTTGTTCATTGTAGATAGTTTAATACGCACGGTGTTATGACTAACGGTCATATCTTTAATTGTTGCAATTTGTGTGTAAGCTGTCGCATTTGCGAATACAGGTAATAATAAAAGCGCGGTTGCAATGAGTTTTTTCATATTGTTTTCGATTCCATTTCGAGATTATTGAGGCGCTAAATTATAGTTAAGTCTGTCACTAAAAAATAGACTAAGGCTATGAGTAGTTCTATTGAGATGTACTTTTTGCTAAAATTGGCATTTTTATGCAAAATGGGAGCTGCGTGGGCGTGGAAAACTGCGTGGAAAACTCGGTACTGGCATTACGAGCCCAACAAATCGCATCTGCGCGGCGGGAATTTAAGGCCCGGGGGTCAAAGCTGCCTCGTTGTGAGCGGTGTTTACTGGCACAGCCGCTGTGTATTTGTGCTGGGATTCAGGTTGCTGAGTGCGATAGTGCTGTGTGCCTGCTTATGTACCATAACGAGAGCTTTAAGCCGTCTAATACGGGGCGACTCATTGCTGATATTGTGCCGGATAACTATGCATTTCGCTGGGACCGCACTGATCCTGAGCCCGGCTTGCTGACTTTACTCGAAGATCCGGCTTATCAACCTGTCGTAGTCTTTCCAGCCGAAAATGTGGAGCCGGAACGCGTAATGCAACGTGTCACTCGGCAAAGTGGTAAAAAACCGCTCTTTATTTTCCTTGATGGCACCTGGCGTGAAGCGAAAAAGATGTTTCGTAAAAGCCCTTATCTGGATCAATTTCCGGTGTTGTCGGTAACGCCAGAAAGTTTGTCTGATTACAAACTGAGAGTGGCTCCGCACGCCCATCAACTCGGCACCGCAGAAGTCGCTTGTGTGGTGTTGGCTGAAAATGGCGAGACGCAGGCAGCAGAGTATCTGACTCAGCATTTCGTAGATTTTCGGGATGCCTATCTGAAAGGGAAAAAAAGTAAGCTTTCTTGAGAGAATAAAGCGCGCGAAGTGACGGCCCGCCAAAATAAGAAGAGCGCGACCCTTGCGGGCCGCGCTTGACGGAATCTTCTAAATAGCATCCTGCTATGTTGATGAGATCAACTCCTTACATGCTCGTCCATGTCTCGCCTTGCGTTGTCATTCTGCGAGATGTACATCCTGTACTGTCCTTAAAGCAATCAGCAGTCCCAGTTGCTGAATGAGTCCATGCTAACCATCCTTTGTGTCGTCATCCTGACTTGTTCCTATCTCCCTGTATTCCAATACACCATCCACCTGTGTATCAACATCCTTACTTAATCGGCATTTCCTGTTGTCCGAAGCCTAATCCTAGTTCCTGACACTCCTACCGCACAAACTCCCTGATAAGCAACTCAATCCATTTCCATGTTGCTTTGTGCTCTCCCCTTGAGATGACTAAAGTATATGGGAGTCTGGGTGAGATAACAGCACGAAAAAACGCTTTGAATTTCGATTAAATAAATTGGCTGTAAAAAAACTTGTTATCTAACAAAGACCTTTTTATATTTTGCTGATAAAGTCAGCATTATCTTCATAGATTGCGACAGGCTTAGTGAGAGATCTCTCACAACTAAATGTCCGGATGTCGCTATTTAATAAAATTGCAATATGTTGAACTATCGGCTGTATTTTGTCGGGATCCGGGTTACCATAGCCTGAGAATAGTTATTGTTATTATTTGGAGCTTATATGAAAAGTGCAATCGCAACATTGCTTGCTGCTGTAACCAGTTTATCTGCTGTCGCTGCGGATGAAGTGAACATCTATTCCTATCGTCAGCCTTTCCTGATCCAACCGATCCTGGATGACTTTACTAAACAGACCGGCATTAAGACCAATGTTGTGTTTGCGAAAAAAGGTTTGATTGAGCGGGTTAAACGCGAAGGTAAACACGGTCGCGCCGATCTGGTTTTGACTTCAAACTTCAGTGCTATGATCCAGCTAGAAGAAATGGGGCTGACTAACCCCATCGACAGCGATAAAGTCGATAAAAATATCCCGGCCAGCTTTCGTGATCCGGATGGTCATTGGGTCGCACTGACTAAACGCGTGCGCAATGTATACTCTTCAAAAGACAGAGCAGGCAAGTTAACCAGTCTGAGCTATGAAGAGCTGGCTAGCCCTAAATACAAAGGCAAGATCTGCACACGTTCGGGCAAACACCCATACAATTTAGGCCTGGTCGCTTCTATGATTGCGCACCATGGCGAGGCCGAAACCAAAACCTGGCTGCAAGGGGTGAAAGCAAACCTGGCACGTAAGCCACAAGGTAATGATCGCGCTCAGGTCAAAGCCGTAAAAGAAGGCTTGTGCGACTTGGCGCTGGGCAACAGCTATTACTTTGGCAAAATGCTTGAAGACAATAAGCAAAGAGCCTGGGCTGATGCCGTCTATATTAACTTTCCAAACCAGAGTGATCGGGGTTCACATTTGAACGTTTCGGGTGTCGTGATGACCAAGTACTCGAAAAACAAAGAAAATGCCTTGAAACTGATCGAGTTTATGACCGACAATAAAGCACAGAACATGTACGCCTCGATGAATATGGAATATCCGGTTAAACCGGGCGTCGAATTGTCGAAATTAGTGGCATCTTGGGGCACTTTTAAGGAAGATAGCCTACCATTGTCCGAGATCAGTAAATACCGTCCGATGGCGCTTAAGCTCATCGATGAGGTAAAATTTGACCTTTAAATGCAATTAAAACAAAGTCTGTCCTCGTGGCAGAGCATAGCGTGGTTGATAGGCATTGCACTGTCAATCCCGCTGGCATTTTTGATTTTCGAGGCGCTGCAAGGCGAATCGGAAGTATTCAGCCATCTGTGGCAGAGCGTGTTATGGGACTACACTCGTAACACCCTGGTGCTGATCGCCGGTGTTGTGGCGCTCAGCGCGTTAATTGCCCTGCCTCTGGGGTGGTTAACGGCCTATTGTCGCTTTCCCGGTAAGCGAGTGTTTGAATGGGCGTTGATGTTACCCCTGGCACTGCCTGCTTATATTATTGCGTACGTCTATACTGACCTGTTGGATTATGCGGGCCCGGTTCAAATCTGGTTACGGCAGCAATTTGGCTGGCAGGGACCGGATGATTACTGGTTCATCGATCTGCGCACTTTGCCTGGCGCGATTGTGATGATAGCACTGGTGCTTTACCCCTATCTCTATTTGATTTTTAAAACCGCATTGCGAGAACAGTCTTTTAAATTGGTTCAGGCAAGCCAGCTCATGGGCATGAGCCCGGCGCAAAGTTTCTTTAAAGTCAGCCTGCCTCTGTCTCGTGGCGCGATTGTCGCGGCACTTGCGTTGATCAGTATGGAAACCATGGCAGACTTTGCCACAGTCCATTATTTTGCGGTCAGTACCCTGACGACGGCAGTGTATGACACCTGGCTGGGGTATTACTCCCTGACTGCGGCAGCCAAAATCTCGGGTATTATGCTGCTGTTTTTATTTGTT contains:
- a CDS encoding undecaprenyl-diphosphate phosphatase, with the translated sequence MSIIEIIVLALIQGLTEFLPISSSAHLILPSQILGWQDQGLAFDVAVHVGSLAAVLIYFRKEVADILGAWFKSFGKQGSTDDSRLGWWIIVATIPGLVIGFLAKDLVEDFSRSAWVIAATTVIFGLLLWYADATAKQTKTIYQLNWRSALIIGFAQVVAALLPGTSRSGITMTAGMMLGLNKQSAARFSFLMSIPIIAAAGGYYTLKLATGDELIDWSAIITGAVLSFISAYTCIHFFLKVIERMGMLPFVIYRLLLGLFLVIFLMV
- a CDS encoding GNAT family N-acetyltransferase, giving the protein MIISHSARLKYRLMTQNDGDLLTELDSDPAVMRYLTNGKPTSREQIEQFYLPRLAKFTNPQQGWGLWHCSLIDDETFLGWVLIRPMGFFNGEMDERDLEIGWRFKQIAWGKGYATEAARHIATHLAEQDKMDYLSAEALKENQGSINIMKKLSMTFLRDGIHEGPAGPMDVVYYRKAV
- a CDS encoding tRNA-uridine aminocarboxypropyltransferase, which codes for MENSVLALRAQQIASARREFKARGSKLPRCERCLLAQPLCICAGIQVAECDSAVCLLMYHNESFKPSNTGRLIADIVPDNYAFRWDRTDPEPGLLTLLEDPAYQPVVVFPAENVEPERVMQRVTRQSGKKPLFIFLDGTWREAKKMFRKSPYLDQFPVLSVTPESLSDYKLRVAPHAHQLGTAEVACVVLAENGETQAAEYLTQHFVDFRDAYLKGKKSKLS
- a CDS encoding Fe(3+) ABC transporter substrate-binding protein, producing MKSAIATLLAAVTSLSAVAADEVNIYSYRQPFLIQPILDDFTKQTGIKTNVVFAKKGLIERVKREGKHGRADLVLTSNFSAMIQLEEMGLTNPIDSDKVDKNIPASFRDPDGHWVALTKRVRNVYSSKDRAGKLTSLSYEELASPKYKGKICTRSGKHPYNLGLVASMIAHHGEAETKTWLQGVKANLARKPQGNDRAQVKAVKEGLCDLALGNSYYFGKMLEDNKQRAWADAVYINFPNQSDRGSHLNVSGVVMTKYSKNKENALKLIEFMTDNKAQNMYASMNMEYPVKPGVELSKLVASWGTFKEDSLPLSEISKYRPMALKLIDEVKFDL